Below is a genomic region from Pseudovibrio brasiliensis.
TTTCCCGAGTGCCATTGTTTTCGGCATACAGGCTCTCTTCCCTGCTGCCTTGCTCCTTGTGGTGTTGCCTCGGCTATTGAGGGCAAAGATGCGGCACCTCATGTGGCCCGTTTTGATGCTTTGTGCCGCGCAGCTTGTTTGCTTTTGGGAGTACACCGAACTTGGCGTACTCAATCAGGGACTAGCGATTGCTGAAGGTGCATTCGTATTGATGGTGTTGACCGCTCTGGCGCCAGTCTCCATGGTGATTGTGAATGATGCACTCTCAACTCGCGAAGATGGCGCGGTGTTTATTCCTCGCCCACCAATGAGACGTGCGGCGCTGTTCTGCATTTCAGCTTTCGCGCTCGCCAAGGTGCTAGGTGTTTCGGATGCCTTGCAAGGATGGCTGGCGTTGGCGTCAGCGTGTGCCGTATTGAATATACTGCAGGATTGGCATCAGGCCGGATCACTACGAACGCCATTCTCGAAAACGCTTTATCTGGTCTACTGGTTCTTCGGAATAGGCTTCGCTCTGGAAGCCGGCGGGTTGCTTGGGGTGTTGTCTGCTGGTTCTTATGTTTCCGGGCAACATATGATCTTCATCGGCGGATTGTCGCTGGCAACATTCATGGTTCTAACCATCGCAGGGCTGCGTCACGCAGGCTATTCCTTGCGGCTGCCCAAGGTGTTGGGTGTCGCGATCCTGTCTCTCATTGGGGCGTGTCTGGCTCGCTCTCTTGGGCCACTCCTCGTGCCTGATCTGGATGTTATGCAGATTGCCTGGAGTCTGTTCGCATTGGCCTTCGGGCTCTACCTGATCCACTTTCTGCCAATTGTCTTTCGAAAAAACGTTGATGTGTAGGAGGTAACTTTCGATGCTTTTCCTAACCAAATTGCTTGAACCGAAGGAAAATGAACTGACTGAAAAGAACGCGTCAGCGGACAAACTTTCTCGCGCCTGCATGAGTGACACGGAGTGCTGTCATGACAATAGATGCGTTGTCCTTTCAGCCTTTGCCAATCATGCAAGCACGGATCAGCATCAGTTTATTGATGCGATATGGTCAGTAGATAAGCACTGATGAATTTCAGTGCTTTGTAAAACTGCCCATGTTGAAGCGTTGCAGTTGTTGGTGCAGCGCTTCAGCGAGCTCTTCTTTGGTGTAAGGCTTAGCGAGGCGGGTGATTTTTTCGAGGCTCTCGCCTTCTGGTTCCAACGCTTTGGGGAAGCGACCTGACGTGACAACCACTTTTTGGTCTGCGCAAGCTTTGATGCTGGCTTCGGCCAGATCCCACCCGGTTTTGCCGTCTTCCAGTTGAACGTCGGTGAACAGAACATCAAAGAACGTTCCGTTATCGATCAGCACCTTCGCCGAACCATAGCTGTTGGCTTCAATGCACACCAAACCCATCTCCTGCAGCATGGTTTTTGCGCGCAGCAGGGTTTGCAGGTCGTCCTCAACCAGCAGAATGCGATAGGGCTTGTCGAAGGTGATTGCGGTGTTGGGCACCAACTCATCGACTGGCGCCTGCGGGATAACGAGGGTGACTGTTGTGCCCTCCCCTTTCTCACTGGTGATGCCCATTTCGCCGCCGGATTGCTTGATGAAACCGAACACCATACTTAGACCAAGACCAGAGCCTGCTGACGTTCTACGGGTGGTGAAGAACGGCTCGTACACCCGTTCCAGCGTCTCTTGATCCATACCGCAGCCGTTGTCTGTCACGCTGATGGAGACGCTTTCCACGCCGTTGACCTCAACCCGAATAGAGATGGTGCCGTCCTCTGCAATCGCGTGAGAACTGTTGATGCATAGGTTGAGCAGAGCACTCTCCAATTGTCCCGGATCGATGCGAACGTAAGTTTCTTCCTCGGGCAAATCCGTGGTCAAAATGATCCGTTCATCTACACTGAGCGAAATGATCTCGGCGACACTTTCAATGAGATGGTTGATCTCGATGACTTCTGGCTCAAGGTGCTGTTTACGCGCGAAGGCGAGCAGACGCTGTGTGAGGTTGGTGGCCATCTCCACCGCGCTGTGAATGCGTTGGATGTTGCCCTTTAAATCAATCAGCTTGTCGCTCTTGCGCTCAATGATGCCCACGCTGCCAGATATGCTGGTGAGGATATTGTTGAAATCATGGGCCACCTCACCTGTCAACTGGCCAAGACTCTCCAGTTTCTGTTTTTGTCGCACCTGCTCCTGCACAAAACGGCGATCTGTTGCATCCGAAAATGACCAGACAGCACCGCCTTCCGGAAGAGGGCTCTTTCGTACTTCGATCAGGATACCATCGTCGTGGATTAGCTCAGCGAAGCGAAAGCGGCTGCCATGGGGGCGTACATTCGCGTCTTTCCAGCGGAAGCCGGAATTCTGGATGAGGATACGAATGTCCTTGGCCGCTTTGATGTCGGCTTCTTTAATGCGGAGAGTTTCTGCAAGGCGCGGATTCCAGGCCGTCATATCCAACGCGTCGTTGGTCAGTACCAGCCCTTCAGCGATGCAGTTGAAGGTGGTCTCGAACAGTTCTGTCTTACGCTGCAGTTGTCCATAGATACGCCTCAAGCGAATGGAATTGGCGCGGAATATACGGAAGGAGTGCAGCAGGCGTGTGATCTCATCATCCTGTTTGGCTGGACGTGGCAACACGGTGGAATGGTCCCCCTTTGCCAAATTGGACATGGCGTGGGAGATGCGGTTGATGTTCTTGGTAACGTATCCTGCAATGTAGTGCGCTGAGATCAGGGCCAGAATGATACTGGCTATCCCGGTGACCAGAACGACAAGTTGGGCGCTGGAGATGTAGGAGTAGGTTTCCTGTCGCTGCTTGGCGATCTCCTCACCAGACAGACGCACAAATTCGGCAACGAGCTGGTTGATAGTCTGTGCGCTTGATTTGATTTTGAAGAGGGCGTTGCGCGCTTCCAGCTGTCCAGCCATGGCCAGATGACGGGTGGCATAAAGTCCGGTTTCATCTTCTGCGATGGCTTTCAGGGCCTGGATTGCCTGCTGCACCTCTGGTGCTGGCGTCCCATCAAGGACAGTTATCTGCACGTGATAGCGGCGGCGCAGTTCACCGAGACTGAGAAAGTCGGTGACATGGGCTGCGGAGATCAACAGATTGGCAGCTTGTCCAATCCCTTGCCACGCTTTGCGCTCCTCTGCACTCTGGTAGAACGTGGAGGAGTTTCTGACGGCCAGACGTTCTATCTTTGTCAGGTCTACAAGAACACGGCGCACCTGATCTTCAGACTCGCTGATTTGCTGAGCCGCGTTGACCAGCACGGCCACTTGCGAGCGCATGAGGGAGAGGTTCTTCTGCACTTCTGGCAGGAACCGCCCAAGGCTTCCTTCCTGACGAGACAGCGGAAAGTTGTCGCGATACTGTTGTTCAGCCTTGCTCAACTCCACCAGCAACCGGGAGCCTTCATTCTCGATCTGGTAGACGGAGGAAAGGTTCAGAATAAACGGAGCTGAACTGACCAGACCGGCGGATTTGTTGGCCAGCTGTAGGGAGCTTGCAATCGCTTCAATGGTTTTCTGATAATGCCCAACGAGTTTCACATTGGCCTGATCCAACCAATACCACGCAATAGACCCAGCAAACAAAGTTGCGAAGGTTAGCAGCGTGATGGCCGCAAGCAGGCGTGTCTTGATGGAAAGCAGAGCTCTCACGCGTTGGGGCAGAAAGGTCATTGCAGATCTACAGCCGCATCTTCCAGCGCGAAGACATAACCTTTGCCGCGGCGGGTTTGCAAAAAGACCGGCTTGGAAGGATTAGCTTCAATCTTCCTCCGTAAACGCAGGATCAGCACATCAACGGTGCGATCCATATAGCGAGAGAGATCGCCGCCCAGATGCTCCAGCAGTTCCACGCGATCAATCGGGCGGTTTGGGTTCTCGATGAGGAACTCAAGCAGGCGCAACTCGGAGTTTGTCAGGTTAATTTCCCGCAGGTTCGTATCCAGTAATCGCCGTTCATCGCAAATGAAAGAGAGCTCGCCTAGGGGAATGATCCCAGCGCTTGGAGCTTGTGGAGCCGGTGCTTTAGCAGCCATTGGTTCTGGTTCTGCCGGAACATTGCGTTTGTAGCGACGCAGAACTGCACGAATGCGGGCAATGAGCTCTCGCGGATTGAACGGCTTCATAAGGAAGTCATCGGCACCGGTTTCCAGCCCAACGATCTTGTCAACCTCGTCGCCTGTGCCAGTTAGCAAAATGATTGGAAAGTCATAGGACGTGCGCAGGCGTTGAGCCAGCATCATGCCGCTTTCACCGTCCAGCTTCAGATCGATGATAGCCAGATCAAGACTTTCCAGTTCCTTCAGATCTATAAGGTCTTTGCTCCCATGACACGGCAATGCCTGAAAACCATACTCGTGCAGCAACTCCTGCAACACCTCACGGATAGCCGGATCGTCATCGACGACAGCTACCTTCGAGGGTGACCTATCCCAACTCTCGGTCATTGACGTAACCTTCCTCGCTACCCGTACCATGCTCCCAGACGCATACTCGGAGGTCATTTTTGATTTTCTTCAGATTACGGCGACAATGCACGGGAAAGTACCTTGTCATCAATAATTCTAATATTTCATATGTAACTCATTTCTGTAATAAATGTAACATTTAAAATATATATCTGCTAAATGAGAACATACTTAACGGTAAATCATAAGCGTTCCTGTGATGTTTCATGTAATTTTCAAATCAAGTTACGTGATGATGTGGGTGTACTTATAGGTTATTACACTTACATGCGTTTTAACTTGGGAGAAGATAATGAAAAACGCTCTTTTAGGTGGTCTTGCTGCTGTTGGCCTCCTTGCTGCACTTCCTGCAACAGCTTCTGCAGAAGAACTCAACATGGTCTGTGGTGCTGAGCAGGACTGGTGTGAACTGATGGCTCGCGGTTTTGAGGAAGAAACCGGCAATGAAGTTCTGATGGTTCGCAAGAGCACTGGCGAAACGCTCGCTCAGGTGCGTGCAGAAGCAAGCAACCCTAAAATCGACGTTTGGTGGGGCGGCACCGGTGATCCACACCTGATCGCAGCGTTTGAAGGCCTGACACAGGATCCAGGCGTTGACACCAGCGAGCTGCTTGGCTGGGCATCCAACATGCACAAGATCTCCAACGGTGGCACCGTGGGCATCTATGCAGGCGCCCTAGGCATTGCATACAACTCAGAGGTTCTGGAAGAGCGCGGCCTGCCTGCACCAGCTTGCTGGAAAGATTTGACCAACCCAGCATATGCGGGCGAAATTCAGGTAGCGAACCCGAACAGCTCTGGCACCGCTTACACTGAGCTGGCAACATTCGTTCAGCTGTTTGGTGAAGACGAAGCTTATCGTCTGCTGACAGAAATCGGCAAGAACGTGAACCAGTACACCAAGTCCGGTTCTGCACCGAGTAAAGCTGCGGCTCGCGGCGAAACCACCATCTCCATCGGCTTCATGCACGATATGGTGAAACTGGCAGGTTCCGGCTTCCCGCTGAAGATCGTGGCTCCTTGTGAAGGTACCGGTTACGAAGTGGGTGCTGTGAGCGTGATCAAAGGTGCAAAGCATCCTGAACTGGCAAAGCAGTTTGTCGAATACGCGCTGCGTCCAGACGTCCAGTCCCGTTCTGTTGAGGTGAAGTCCTTCCAGGTTCCTTCCAACTCCAAAGCATCCGTTGCTCCTGAGTCCCCAGATCTGGCAAGCATCAAGCTGATCGACTACGACTTTGCAACATACGGTGAGCGTTCTACTCGTGAACGTCTTCTTAAGCGCTGGAACGAAGAAGTTAAAAACGCTTCTCACTAAGTAAATCAAGCGTTGAAGGGCGGATCCGTCCGCCCTTCCCTTACATGCATTGCTTCGTATTCGCGCTTGCGCCAATACAAAACTCTCGGATCAACATCATGCGAAAGACAATTGCGCTCTGGCTCGCCGCCGGAATAGTGGGATTTTGCATATTTCCCTGGTACTCAGTAGATAGCGGCTTTTGGTCTTTTAGCTGGTTGTTCAGCGAATTCCTCAGCGAAGACGCCGCACCTGCCCTCTTCCAAGCTCTGCTTTATGGCCGTTGGTGGTTTGTTCCATTGGCACTGGCATTCGTAGGCATCGGCCTGTCGTTTGCTTTGCTGAAAGATGAGCGCACCCGTGCAAAAGCCCTTGTTGTTCTGTCCATTACAGGCATTGTTCTGTTGTTTGCGCAGGGCTTTGCAATTGGCAGAACCGGCCCTGAACTGTTCAATGATGCGCTTAACTTCGGTTCAGCTGCGTCTGGACAGATTGGCTTTGGTGCCGGTGCCATGCTCACCGCTGGTGCTCTGCTCTTCATCCTCACCACCAGCATTTCAGGTCTCGGTCAGGGCCGCGGTGATGCGTTCATCGTTGGCAGCATCGGCCTTATCATTGCATTGGTGATTACCTTTGTTTTCTATCCGGTTTCTCAAATCCTCATCCGGGCTTTTGAAGCATCTGACGGCAGTATCGATATTACGGCCTTCTTTACCCGCTTCTTCTCCAGCGATATCTGGAGCCTTGCCTGCCTTGCTGGGGGTAAGACCTGTGGCCCGGCTTGGAACTCTGTTTTCCTCGCAGTACTCACCGGTGCTGGTACAACCCTTCTCGGTCTCGCCTTTGCGTTGATCGCGACCAAAACCGCGTTTCCTGCGAAAAAGCTGCTGCGCGTTCTCACCATCATTCCAATCATCACTCCTCCCTTTGTGATTGGTCTTGCGCTGATCCTTATGTTTGGCCGTGCTGGTGTAGTGACAGATGTGCTGCATGAGATGTTTGACATCTCCAAGAGCCGGTGGCTCTACGGCTTCTCCGGCATTTATCTCGCGCAGCTGCTTTCCTTTACACCGATCGCGTTCCTCGTGTTGATTGGTGTGGTAGAGGGCGTTAGCCCATCCATGGAAGAAGCCTCTCAGACGCTGAATGCAACCCAGTGGCAAACTTTCAAGAACGTCACATGGCCTCTGATGCGCCCGGGGCTGGCAAATGCCTTCCTGTTGGGCTTCATTGAAAGTATCGCTGACTTCGGCAACCCGCTGGTTCTGGGTGGCAACTACAACGTCCTGTCCACTGAGATCTATTTCGCGATTGTGGGTGCAGTGGCTGATCCATCCCGTGCCGCTGTCCTCGCCGTCGTGTTGCTCATGCTTACTCTGTCCGCGTTCATCGCGCAGCGTCTCTGGCTCGGCAAGAAATCCTACGCAACTGTCACCGGTAAGGGCGATTCTGGTCAGCATTCTCCGCTGAACCCGGCTCTGAAGTGGGCTTGCTACGGCTTCGCGCTTCCTTGGGCAGCGTTCACGGCAGTTGTTTACTCCATGATTGTGTTTGGTAGCTTCGTGAAGCTTTGGGGCTATGACAACACCTTCACACTGGATCACTACATCCGTGCGTTCTCTGTCAGCTTCAACAACGGCATTCGCTGGACTGGTGTGGCTTGGGATAGTTACTTCACCACGCTGACTATCTCCACCATCGCGGCACCGCTCACTGCTGTTGTTGGTCTGCTCACCGCTTATCTGCTGGTGCGCCAGAAGTTTGCTGGCAAGAACATGTTCGAGTTCAGCACAATGCTCAGCTTTGCTATTCCAGGTACTGTGATTGGTGTGGCTTACATCATGGCCTTCAATACACCACCAATCGAGTTGACCGGCACCAGCATCATCCTGATCATCGTGTTTGTGTTCCGCAACATGCCAGTGGGTGTGCGTGGCGGTATCGCGGCAATGTCTCAGTTGGATAAGAGCCTTGATGAAGCGTCCATCACCCTTGGTGCCAACAGCTTTACCACCGTTCGCAAAGTGATCCTGCCTCTGATGGGGCCAGCGATCCTTGCAGCACTGGCCTACAGTTTCGTCCGCGCCATCACATCTGTGAGTGCGGTGATCTTCCTAGTGAGTGCACGCCACAACATGGCAACCTCATTCATCGTAGGCCGTGTTGAGCATGGCGAGTACGGCATCGCGATTGCGTATTCCTCCGTGCTGATCATCACCATGCTTGTGGCCATCCTGCTGCTGCAACTCGTCATTGGCCAGCGCAAGCTGCGTCGTCAGAACCGTCTGCAATCCTCAACTAAGAACAAAGAGCTGGCTTCAGCTTAATCCTAG
It encodes:
- a CDS encoding NnrS family protein, coding for MTDVVRMPEQKASFFDAPVFSEGFRVFFPLTAFYALSSIAIWGLVLADVLPVPFDADPLLFHQYEMFFGLFAGAMAGFLTTAVPSWSNTPKIAGAELAGLGALWLAGRIAFWMLDIFPSAIVFGIQALFPAALLLVVLPRLLRAKMRHLMWPVLMLCAAQLVCFWEYTELGVLNQGLAIAEGAFVLMVLTALAPVSMVIVNDALSTREDGAVFIPRPPMRRAALFCISAFALAKVLGVSDALQGWLALASACAVLNILQDWHQAGSLRTPFSKTLYLVYWFFGIGFALEAGGLLGVLSAGSYVSGQHMIFIGGLSLATFMVLTIAGLRHAGYSLRLPKVLGVAILSLIGACLARSLGPLLVPDLDVMQIAWSLFALAFGLYLIHFLPIVFRKNVDV
- a CDS encoding ATP-binding protein, which codes for MTFLPQRVRALLSIKTRLLAAITLLTFATLFAGSIAWYWLDQANVKLVGHYQKTIEAIASSLQLANKSAGLVSSAPFILNLSSVYQIENEGSRLLVELSKAEQQYRDNFPLSRQEGSLGRFLPEVQKNLSLMRSQVAVLVNAAQQISESEDQVRRVLVDLTKIERLAVRNSSTFYQSAEERKAWQGIGQAANLLISAAHVTDFLSLGELRRRYHVQITVLDGTPAPEVQQAIQALKAIAEDETGLYATRHLAMAGQLEARNALFKIKSSAQTINQLVAEFVRLSGEEIAKQRQETYSYISSAQLVVLVTGIASIILALISAHYIAGYVTKNINRISHAMSNLAKGDHSTVLPRPAKQDDEITRLLHSFRIFRANSIRLRRIYGQLQRKTELFETTFNCIAEGLVLTNDALDMTAWNPRLAETLRIKEADIKAAKDIRILIQNSGFRWKDANVRPHGSRFRFAELIHDDGILIEVRKSPLPEGGAVWSFSDATDRRFVQEQVRQKQKLESLGQLTGEVAHDFNNILTSISGSVGIIERKSDKLIDLKGNIQRIHSAVEMATNLTQRLLAFARKQHLEPEVIEINHLIESVAEIISLSVDERIILTTDLPEEETYVRIDPGQLESALLNLCINSSHAIAEDGTISIRVEVNGVESVSISVTDNGCGMDQETLERVYEPFFTTRRTSAGSGLGLSMVFGFIKQSGGEMGITSEKGEGTTVTLVIPQAPVDELVPNTAITFDKPYRILLVEDDLQTLLRAKTMLQEMGLVCIEANSYGSAKVLIDNGTFFDVLFTDVQLEDGKTGWDLAEASIKACADQKVVVTSGRFPKALEPEGESLEKITRLAKPYTKEELAEALHQQLQRFNMGSFTKH
- a CDS encoding response regulator, with the translated sequence MTESWDRSPSKVAVVDDDPAIREVLQELLHEYGFQALPCHGSKDLIDLKELESLDLAIIDLKLDGESGMMLAQRLRTSYDFPIILLTGTGDEVDKIVGLETGADDFLMKPFNPRELIARIRAVLRRYKRNVPAEPEPMAAKAPAPQAPSAGIIPLGELSFICDERRLLDTNLREINLTNSELRLLEFLIENPNRPIDRVELLEHLGGDLSRYMDRTVDVLILRLRRKIEANPSKPVFLQTRRGKGYVFALEDAAVDLQ
- a CDS encoding ABC transporter substrate-binding protein; amino-acid sequence: MKNALLGGLAAVGLLAALPATASAEELNMVCGAEQDWCELMARGFEEETGNEVLMVRKSTGETLAQVRAEASNPKIDVWWGGTGDPHLIAAFEGLTQDPGVDTSELLGWASNMHKISNGGTVGIYAGALGIAYNSEVLEERGLPAPACWKDLTNPAYAGEIQVANPNSSGTAYTELATFVQLFGEDEAYRLLTEIGKNVNQYTKSGSAPSKAAARGETTISIGFMHDMVKLAGSGFPLKIVAPCEGTGYEVGAVSVIKGAKHPELAKQFVEYALRPDVQSRSVEVKSFQVPSNSKASVAPESPDLASIKLIDYDFATYGERSTRERLLKRWNEEVKNASH
- a CDS encoding ABC transporter permease; this encodes MRKTIALWLAAGIVGFCIFPWYSVDSGFWSFSWLFSEFLSEDAAPALFQALLYGRWWFVPLALAFVGIGLSFALLKDERTRAKALVVLSITGIVLLFAQGFAIGRTGPELFNDALNFGSAASGQIGFGAGAMLTAGALLFILTTSISGLGQGRGDAFIVGSIGLIIALVITFVFYPVSQILIRAFEASDGSIDITAFFTRFFSSDIWSLACLAGGKTCGPAWNSVFLAVLTGAGTTLLGLAFALIATKTAFPAKKLLRVLTIIPIITPPFVIGLALILMFGRAGVVTDVLHEMFDISKSRWLYGFSGIYLAQLLSFTPIAFLVLIGVVEGVSPSMEEASQTLNATQWQTFKNVTWPLMRPGLANAFLLGFIESIADFGNPLVLGGNYNVLSTEIYFAIVGAVADPSRAAVLAVVLLMLTLSAFIAQRLWLGKKSYATVTGKGDSGQHSPLNPALKWACYGFALPWAAFTAVVYSMIVFGSFVKLWGYDNTFTLDHYIRAFSVSFNNGIRWTGVAWDSYFTTLTISTIAAPLTAVVGLLTAYLLVRQKFAGKNMFEFSTMLSFAIPGTVIGVAYIMAFNTPPIELTGTSIILIIVFVFRNMPVGVRGGIAAMSQLDKSLDEASITLGANSFTTVRKVILPLMGPAILAALAYSFVRAITSVSAVIFLVSARHNMATSFIVGRVEHGEYGIAIAYSSVLIITMLVAILLLQLVIGQRKLRRQNRLQSSTKNKELASA